In Vicugna pacos chromosome 10, VicPac4, whole genome shotgun sequence, the following proteins share a genomic window:
- the IL18BP gene encoding interleukin-18-binding protein, protein MTMRQSWIPDPSPLWTLLLCVHIISHLAGATPVPQATSAATASAGIAKDPSPSRPLMPPTAQQCPALEVTWPEVEVPLNGTLTLSCTACSRFPHFSILYWLGNGSFIERLPGRLWEGSTRRERRGTRTQLWRALVLEELSPALRSTNFSCVFSDPAQTAQRHLILAQLWAGLDTSVPPYSRHPALQQGPSASPSP, encoded by the exons ATGACCATGAGACAGAGCTGGATTCCAG ACCCCAGCCCTCTGTGGACCCTGCTTCTGTGTGTCCACATCATCTCCCACCTGGCTGGAGCCACACCTGTGCCTCAGGCCACCTCAGCTGCCACTGCCTCAGCTGGGATCGCTAaggacccctccccctcccggccCCTGATGCCCCCAACAGCTCAGCAGTGCCCAGCACTGGAAGTGACCTGGCCGGAAGTGGAAGTCCCATTGA ATGGAACGCTGACCTTGTCCTGCACTGCCTGCAGCCGCTTCCCCCACTTCAGCATCCTGTACTGGCTGGGCAATGGCTCCTTCATCGAGCGCCTCCCAGGCCGGCTGTGGGAGGGCAGCACCAG GCGGGAGCGCAGGGGCACAAGGACTCAGCTGTGGAGGGCCTTGGTGCTGGAAGAGCTGAGCCCTGCCCTGCGCAGCACCAacttctcctgtgttttctccgATCCTGCGCAGACTGCCCAGCGTCACCTCATTCTGGCCCAGCTCTGG gctgggctggacACAAGCGTGCCCCCCTATTCAAGACACCCTGCCCTCCAGCAGGGCCCCTCTGCCTCACCATCCCCATAG